A genomic region of Lachnoclostridium edouardi contains the following coding sequences:
- a CDS encoding 4Fe-4S dicluster domain-containing protein — MIRRIIHIDEEKCNGCGLCAAACHEGAIGMVDGKARLMRDDYCDGLGDCLPACPTGAITFVEREAATYDEAAVMENKKKKMQTEGAVLHGGCPGSRARELNRNDHKPVSDHGHFQGKIESELRQWPVQIKLAPINAAYFNGANLLIAADCTAFAYGNFHQDFMRGKITLIGCPKLDSVDYSEKLTEIIRQNDIKSVTVLRMEVPCCGGIQNAVVTALKNSGKFIPWQVVTISTDGRILD; from the coding sequence ATGATTCGTAGAATTATTCATATTGATGAGGAAAAATGTAATGGCTGCGGTCTTTGCGCAGCTGCTTGTCACGAGGGAGCAATAGGAATGGTGGACGGAAAAGCCAGACTGATGAGAGATGATTACTGCGACGGGTTAGGCGATTGTCTTCCTGCCTGTCCTACAGGGGCAATTACATTTGTAGAAAGAGAGGCTGCGACTTACGACGAGGCTGCTGTTATGGAAAATAAAAAGAAAAAAATGCAGACCGAGGGAGCTGTACTCCATGGCGGATGTCCGGGAAGCAGAGCCAGAGAATTAAACAGAAATGACCACAAACCTGTATCTGACCATGGTCATTTTCAGGGAAAAATAGAGTCAGAGCTTCGCCAGTGGCCTGTTCAGATTAAACTGGCTCCTATAAACGCTGCTTATTTTAACGGGGCTAATTTGTTAATTGCCGCAGACTGTACTGCATTTGCCTACGGAAACTTTCATCAGGATTTTATGAGAGGAAAAATTACCTTAATTGGCTGTCCAAAGCTGGACTCTGTAGATTATAGTGAAAAATTAACAGAAATTATCAGGCAGAATGATATTAAAAGCGTGACGGTTCTCCGCATGGAGGTGCCTTGCTGCGGAGGAATTCAAAATGCAGTTGTTACAGCATTAAAAAACAGCGGTAAATTTATTCCATGGCAGGTAGTAACTATTTCTACAGACGGCCGGATTTTAGATTAA
- the hcp gene encoding hydroxylamine reductase has product MDQKMFCFQCEQTAGCSGCTGKAGVCGKSADTANLQDQLTSALIGLAKATYNNVKTEKTDKLILEGLFTTVTNVSFNDETLKLLIDRINQEKREIAPGCVSCPSPCANGDQYSMDQIWSADEDIRSLKSLILFGIRGMAAYAYHAMVLGYTDPEVNQFFYKALFALGENWGMDQLLPVVMETGAVNLKCMELLDKANTETFGTPAPVQVPLTVEKGPFIVITGHDLYDLKLLLEQTEGKGINIYTHGEMLPAHAYPQLKKYSHLKGNFGTAWQNQQKEFANLPAPILFTTNCLMPVKESYKDRVFTTEVVSYPELVHIGENKDFTPVIEKALELGGYKQDTVFTGINGGNTVTTGFGHGTVLSVAGQVVEAVKAGAIRHFFLVGGCDGARPGRNYYTEFVKQTPADTVILTLACGKYRFNDLDLGQIEGLPRLMDMGQCNDAYSAIKVAIALTEAFQCDVNELPLSMVLSWYEQKAVCILLTLLHLGIKNIRLGPTLPAFVSPNVLNFLVENYGISPITTPKEDLKAILGE; this is encoded by the coding sequence ATGGATCAGAAAATGTTTTGCTTTCAGTGTGAACAGACGGCAGGCTGCAGCGGATGTACAGGAAAGGCAGGAGTGTGCGGAAAATCTGCAGACACTGCAAATCTGCAGGATCAGCTGACAAGCGCCTTAATTGGCCTTGCTAAAGCCACCTATAATAATGTGAAAACAGAAAAAACAGATAAATTGATTTTAGAAGGATTATTTACAACAGTAACAAATGTAAGCTTTAATGACGAAACTTTAAAACTCCTTATTGACCGGATAAATCAGGAAAAGAGGGAAATTGCCCCAGGCTGCGTCAGCTGTCCTTCCCCTTGCGCCAATGGCGATCAGTACAGCATGGACCAGATTTGGAGCGCTGACGAGGATATTCGTTCACTGAAATCCTTAATTCTTTTTGGAATCAGAGGAATGGCCGCATATGCTTATCATGCTATGGTTTTAGGATATACAGATCCAGAAGTAAACCAGTTTTTCTATAAAGCTTTATTTGCTTTAGGGGAAAACTGGGGAATGGATCAGCTTTTGCCTGTTGTTATGGAAACAGGAGCAGTTAATTTAAAATGTATGGAGCTGTTAGATAAGGCGAATACAGAGACATTTGGCACTCCGGCGCCTGTGCAGGTGCCGTTGACTGTAGAAAAAGGCCCGTTTATTGTAATTACAGGCCATGACTTATACGATCTGAAGCTTTTGCTGGAGCAGACAGAGGGAAAAGGCATTAATATTTACACTCACGGGGAGATGCTGCCGGCTCACGCTTATCCGCAGCTGAAAAAATATTCTCATCTGAAAGGAAACTTTGGAACAGCATGGCAGAACCAGCAAAAGGAATTTGCCAATCTTCCGGCGCCTATTTTGTTTACAACCAACTGTCTTATGCCTGTAAAAGAAAGCTATAAGGACAGAGTATTTACAACAGAAGTAGTGTCATATCCGGAACTGGTTCATATCGGGGAAAATAAAGACTTTACTCCGGTTATTGAAAAAGCCCTGGAATTGGGAGGATATAAGCAGGATACAGTATTTACAGGTATTAACGGTGGAAATACAGTAACTACAGGCTTTGGCCACGGAACAGTATTAAGCGTTGCCGGTCAGGTTGTGGAGGCTGTAAAGGCAGGAGCTATCCGCCACTTCTTCCTGGTGGGAGGCTGCGACGGAGCCAGACCAGGAAGAAATTACTATACAGAATTTGTAAAACAGACTCCGGCGGACACGGTGATTTTAACGCTGGCCTGCGGAAAATACAGGTTTAACGACTTGGATTTAGGACAAATAGAAGGACTGCCCAGATTAATGGATATGGGACAGTGCAACGACGCTTACAGCGCCATCAAAGTAGCAATAGCATTGACGGAAGCCTTCCAGTGCGATGTAAATGAGCTGCCTCTGTCTATGGTACTGTCCTGGTATGAGCAGAAGGCAGTGTGCATTTTACTGACTTTACTTCATCTGGGAATTAAAAATATTCGTTTAGGCCCGACCCTGCCGGCCTTTGTTTCTCCTAATGTGTTAAACTTCCTGGTAGAAAACTATGGAATCAGCCCTATTACTACTCCTAAGGAGGATTTAAAGGCAATACTGGGAGAATAA